From a region of the Synechococcus sp. PCC 7502 genome:
- a CDS encoding glycosyltransferase family 4 protein produces the protein MLDKLRVALVHEWLVDYSGSERVIEQILRIFPQADVFAVVEFLPKELKGFIQDKSVQTTFIQKLPFTKTKYRFYLPLMPIAIEQLDVSSYDLVLSSSHAVAKGVLTSPNQLHISYVHSPIRYAWDLQHQYLREANLEKGLKSWLARWFLHQIRLWDVRTANGVDGFIANSKFIARRIYKVYRREAHVIYPPVNVEDFQIGVLPKEDFYLTAARFVPYKRVDLIVEAFAQMPDKNLIVIGDGAGLAKIQALASNCPNITLIGYQPPQVLRDYMQRSRAFVFAAEEDFGITVVEAQACGTPVIAFGRGGALETIQGLHTDQPTGVFFHEQSVASLKIAVREFSQNSDRITSENCRNNALRFSPERFRQEFKVYVQEQWELFTQTLS, from the coding sequence ATGCTAGATAAACTGCGGGTGGCATTAGTCCATGAATGGTTGGTGGATTATTCTGGTTCGGAACGGGTAATAGAGCAGATTTTACGGATATTTCCCCAAGCAGATGTGTTTGCTGTAGTAGAATTTTTGCCAAAGGAATTAAAAGGATTCATTCAAGACAAATCTGTTCAGACTACCTTTATTCAGAAACTACCCTTTACGAAAACTAAATATCGTTTCTATCTGCCCTTAATGCCGATCGCCATTGAGCAGTTGGATGTATCTAGTTATGATTTAGTTTTATCTAGTTCCCATGCGGTGGCTAAGGGCGTTTTAACCAGTCCGAATCAATTGCATATTTCCTATGTGCATTCACCAATTCGCTATGCTTGGGATTTGCAGCATCAGTACTTACGAGAGGCAAATTTAGAAAAGGGCTTAAAAAGCTGGCTGGCTCGCTGGTTTTTACATCAGATCAGGCTGTGGGATGTACGCACTGCTAATGGTGTTGATGGATTTATTGCTAACTCAAAGTTTATTGCCCGCAGAATTTATAAGGTTTATCGGCGGGAAGCACATGTGATTTATCCCCCTGTAAATGTGGAGGATTTTCAAATTGGGGTATTACCCAAGGAAGATTTTTACTTAACAGCAGCCAGATTTGTGCCTTATAAACGGGTGGATTTGATTGTAGAGGCATTTGCCCAAATGCCAGACAAAAACCTAATTGTGATTGGAGATGGAGCGGGTTTAGCAAAAATTCAGGCTCTAGCCAGTAATTGTCCGAATATTACTTTGATTGGTTATCAGCCACCGCAGGTATTACGAGATTATATGCAGCGATCTCGCGCCTTTGTATTTGCTGCTGAAGAGGATTTTGGTATTACCGTAGTTGAAGCTCAAGCCTGTGGGACACCTGTGATTGCCTTTGGTCGGGGCGGAGCTTTAGAAACGATTCAAGGTTTGCATACTGATCAGCCCACGGGGGTATTTTTTCATGAGCAGTCGGTGGCAAGCTTAAAAATAGCAGTTAGGGAATTTAGCCAAAATAGTGATCGCATTACATCTGAAAATTGCCGAAACAATGCCCTCAGATTTTCTCCTGAAAGATTTAGACAGGAATTTAAGGTTTATGTGCAAGAGCAATGGGAATTATTTACCCAGACATTAAGTTAA
- a CDS encoding class I SAM-dependent methyltransferase translates to MSSSQSDLLEKIRQQFDSSPYPRIPLDKSPKDNPIALYIHNLVTSFYLRDQRVIDTKGKVILDAGCGSGYRSLILAEANPGAKIVGVDISSESVKLAEQRLKHHGFDNTEFYVLSLEDISSLGYQFDYINCDELLYLFPNPVEALKAMRSVLKLDGILRTNLHSSYQRSNFFRAQSLFSMMGLLDSNPEEMEIEIVVDTMEALKDDVLLKIQTWKNLNYSLENKEGILMNHLFQGDKGYTIADMFSFLRASNLEFISMVNWREWDFRDLFKDANNLPVVLAMGLEDMSIEARLQLYEILNPIHRLLDFWCGHPQPSSSFIPFTNWTDNDWHCVKVYLHPQLLTENFKQILGTCIRECKPLYLNQLFSTHKQVVTLDSSIVSSLLPLLEAPQTIDYLVVRWMQIRPIDPLTLEATEPETAFNLIRDIIKLIENLDYLILEPQERI, encoded by the coding sequence ATGTCCAGCAGCCAATCGGATTTATTAGAGAAAATTCGCCAACAATTTGATAGTAGTCCCTACCCTCGCATTCCCTTAGATAAATCTCCTAAAGACAATCCTATTGCGTTATATATTCATAACTTAGTTACCTCTTTTTATCTAAGAGATCAAAGGGTTATAGATACTAAAGGAAAAGTTATATTAGATGCTGGTTGTGGTTCTGGTTATAGGTCACTCATCTTAGCTGAAGCTAACCCCGGGGCAAAGATAGTCGGAGTAGATATATCCTCAGAGTCCGTTAAATTAGCAGAGCAAAGATTAAAACATCATGGTTTTGATAATACTGAATTTTACGTTTTATCTTTAGAAGATATATCTAGTTTGGGCTATCAATTTGATTACATTAATTGTGATGAATTATTATATCTTTTCCCCAATCCTGTAGAAGCACTGAAAGCAATGCGATCAGTACTGAAATTGGATGGAATCCTTCGTACTAACTTGCACAGTTCCTATCAGCGATCTAATTTTTTTAGGGCACAAAGCTTATTCTCCATGATGGGTTTACTTGATAGCAATCCAGAAGAAATGGAAATAGAAATTGTGGTAGACACAATGGAGGCTTTAAAAGACGATGTATTACTTAAAATTCAGACATGGAAGAACTTAAACTATTCCCTTGAGAATAAAGAGGGAATTCTGATGAATCATTTATTCCAAGGGGATAAAGGCTACACTATTGCTGATATGTTCTCATTTTTAAGAGCGTCCAACTTAGAGTTTATCAGTATGGTGAACTGGCGAGAATGGGACTTTAGAGATCTATTTAAAGATGCAAATAATTTACCAGTTGTTTTAGCAATGGGGCTAGAAGATATGAGTATAGAGGCTCGACTTCAACTATACGAAATTTTGAATCCAATTCACAGGCTTTTAGATTTTTGGTGCGGACATCCCCAACCCTCATCTAGTTTTATTCCCTTTACTAATTGGACTGATAATGACTGGCATTGCGTTAAGGTCTATCTGCATCCTCAGCTACTGACCGAGAATTTTAAACAGATTTTGGGTACATGCATCAGGGAATGTAAACCTCTTTATCTAAATCAACTTTTTTCTACTCACAAACAAGTAGTAACCCTAGATAGTTCAATTGTTAGCAGCCTATTACCTCTATTAGAAGCACCCCAAACCATCGATTATTTAGTAGTAAGATGGATGCAAATTAGACCCATAGATCCTTTGACCTTAGAGGCTACTGAACCCGAAACAGCTTTTAATTTAATAAGAGATATTATTAAATTAATTGAGAATCTTGACTATCTTATCCTAGAACCTCAGGAGCGCATCTAG
- a CDS encoding tetratricopeptide repeat protein, translating into MDKAVDLFYINKFADAAELFQEVIDLEPETKISYWYLGLCYLLQGEPDEAQMTWWLTIDESYPSTKELTGFLGNVAREFGLRLNRLDIATDILRVAVDLEPESLDLLRDLSRFLLFDSKHSECIATAEVYSQLSDNLADQIFANFLIQNALLKDGNDWTRIFEVGHLQIDFIQNLVKTHSKILPNSLVNRLYSSTFFLSYVRDEPLKNRTIQNQLSQFCAETLTRELESYVHTKSTTLEDRPLKIGYLSHCLRSHSVGWLARWIFQHHDREQFKIYGYFVADKPDIDAIRDKIASHCDQVYQMGFEAEVIAKQINDDDIDILVDLDSNTLDLSCQVMALKPAPIQVTWLGMDASGVPSIDYFIADPYVLPDHAQDYYAEKIWRLPNTYIAVDGFEVLFPTIHRSLLDIPEGAIVYFTSQSGYKRHPDTIKLQLQIIKAVPHSFLIIKGTANQETLKTLFYEIGEEVGLDRDRLRFLPMTKGVLEHRANLDIADVVLDTYPYNGATTTMETLWMCIPMVTKVGQQFAARNSYTMMMNAGITEGIAWTDKEYVEWGIRLGRDENLRKQVFWKLKESRKSSPLWDAKQFTKDMENAYQQMWKIYCHS; encoded by the coding sequence ATGGATAAGGCGGTTGATCTTTTTTATATCAATAAATTTGCAGACGCAGCAGAATTATTTCAAGAAGTTATAGATTTAGAGCCTGAAACTAAAATCTCATACTGGTATCTAGGTTTATGCTATTTACTTCAAGGTGAGCCTGATGAGGCGCAGATGACCTGGTGGCTAACCATTGATGAGAGTTATCCCAGTACCAAGGAGCTAACAGGATTTTTGGGTAATGTGGCTAGGGAGTTTGGACTGAGGCTGAATAGGCTAGATATTGCTACGGATATACTTCGGGTGGCAGTGGATTTAGAGCCAGAAAGTTTAGATTTATTGAGAGATTTATCTCGATTTTTGCTGTTTGATTCTAAACATAGTGAATGTATTGCTACGGCTGAAGTCTATAGTCAGCTATCTGATAACTTGGCTGATCAAATTTTTGCTAATTTTCTGATTCAAAATGCCTTACTTAAAGATGGTAATGATTGGACAAGAATTTTTGAGGTTGGGCATTTGCAAATAGATTTTATTCAAAACTTGGTAAAAACTCATTCTAAGATATTGCCTAACTCTCTAGTGAATAGATTATATAGTTCGACTTTTTTTCTATCCTATGTTCGAGATGAACCATTAAAAAATCGTACTATCCAAAATCAGCTATCACAATTTTGTGCGGAAACCCTGACAAGGGAGTTAGAGAGTTATGTCCACACCAAATCAACAACCCTAGAGGATAGACCTTTAAAAATTGGGTATCTTTCCCATTGTTTGCGGAGCCATTCTGTGGGTTGGTTGGCGCGGTGGATATTTCAGCATCACGATCGTGAACAGTTTAAGATATATGGCTACTTTGTGGCAGATAAGCCAGACATTGATGCGATCAGAGATAAGATAGCTTCCCACTGTGATCAAGTTTATCAAATGGGATTTGAAGCCGAGGTGATCGCCAAACAAATTAATGATGACGACATTGATATATTGGTTGACCTTGATAGCAATACTTTAGATTTAAGCTGTCAAGTCATGGCACTCAAACCCGCACCCATTCAAGTTACTTGGTTGGGCATGGATGCTTCAGGGGTTCCAAGTATTGATTACTTTATTGCTGACCCTTACGTGCTACCAGATCATGCGCAGGATTACTATGCCGAGAAAATCTGGCGACTGCCTAATACTTACATAGCTGTGGATGGCTTTGAGGTATTATTCCCCACGATTCACCGCAGTCTACTCGATATTCCCGAAGGTGCCATAGTTTATTTTACTTCCCAGAGTGGGTATAAACGACATCCCGACACCATAAAACTGCAATTGCAAATTATTAAGGCAGTTCCCCATAGTTTTTTAATCATAAAAGGTACAGCAAATCAAGAAACACTAAAAACTCTTTTTTACGAAATTGGTGAGGAGGTTGGACTTGATAGAGATCGCCTGAGATTTTTACCTATGACCAAGGGAGTACTCGAACATCGGGCAAATTTAGATATAGCTGATGTGGTGCTAGATACTTATCCCTATAATGGTGCAACTACAACTATGGAAACATTATGGATGTGTATCCCGATGGTCACAAAAGTAGGTCAGCAATTCGCAGCTCGCAATAGCTACACGATGATGATGAATGCTGGAATTACGGAAGGAATTGCCTGGACGGATAAGGAGTATGTAGAGTGGGGAATTAGGCTGGGTAGGGATGAGAATCTACGTAAACAAGTATTTTGGAAGCTAAAGGAATCTCGCAAGAGCTCCCCACTTTGGGATGCTAAGCAGTTTACTAAAGATATGGAAAATGCGTATCAGCAAATGTGGAAGATTTACTGCCATTCCTAG
- a CDS encoding O-linked N-acetylglucosamine transferase, protein MTWEDLITESDNDYAELVNRLERFLEDDLGLSNNYQYLGLAYIFLEQQEHALDTWACGLKEASDPVQFTKDLQTILNDEADRQEQIKEYQVALNIRKAFRQLFPEDLNNVVQSFYLYLPLRLVSTETYAELNLESVIEGSMDRINSDPTAKNLLLQLYQNILCSVLAEDLKFEFISWSFPQIREKEAFVNVIIGYINRFRQDLALTLLDILQTGCLEILGIFTTRVEILLKINSHQMAIREAKEFLVKNQASLNNHVVANHLLLGALLRSGGKWQDAERVFEDHKKLIAKVIKEASRDIPEVPLSFIMLSAFFAPYFSDTPRPTRSWQNQISQLFQANIQVLKSELTQLFQARQLERRLAKNSIIGHRKLKIGFLSTTLRLHSVGWLARYLIQYLDREQFEIYGYFPEYYEGRDFLQEWYVGMMHKVFRNHVEYWGNHFRVAEEINRDEIDILIDLESTTSGLCTMLVALKPAPIQVTWLGWDASGIPAIDYYIADSFVLPDNAQEYYTEKIWRLPHCYLAVDGFEASSPTLTREQLEVPANGIIYFSSQKSDKRHPETVRLQMQILKQVPNSYFLIKGLSDQNSIKDFFYEMAELEGVNRDQLRFLPYSREENEHRGNLPIADVVLDTYPYNGATTTMEVLWSGIPLVTRVGEQFAARNSYTMMMNAGISEGIAWTPEEYVAWGVRFGLEEDLRRDVAWKLKQSRKTSPLWNARQFTREFETALKEMWEIHNG, encoded by the coding sequence ATGACTTGGGAAGATTTAATTACAGAGTCTGATAATGACTACGCCGAACTTGTTAATCGCCTTGAACGATTTCTAGAAGATGATTTGGGTTTATCCAACAACTATCAATATCTAGGGTTAGCGTATATATTTCTCGAGCAGCAAGAACATGCACTGGATACATGGGCTTGTGGATTAAAAGAAGCATCCGATCCCGTACAATTTACCAAAGATTTACAAACAATCCTTAATGATGAAGCTGATCGCCAAGAGCAAATCAAGGAATATCAAGTCGCTTTAAATATTCGTAAAGCTTTCCGTCAACTTTTTCCCGAAGATCTTAATAATGTCGTACAGTCATTTTATTTGTACCTACCCCTGAGGCTGGTAAGTACCGAAACCTATGCAGAGTTAAACCTAGAATCTGTTATTGAAGGCAGTATGGACAGGATTAACTCCGATCCTACAGCCAAGAATTTATTATTGCAGTTATATCAAAATATTCTATGCTCAGTTTTAGCTGAAGATTTAAAATTTGAATTTATTAGTTGGTCTTTTCCACAGATTCGGGAAAAAGAAGCGTTTGTTAATGTAATTATCGGTTATATAAACCGATTTCGTCAGGATTTGGCATTAACACTACTAGATATACTCCAAACGGGCTGTCTCGAAATTTTGGGTATATTTACCACTCGGGTTGAAATCTTATTAAAAATTAACTCTCATCAAATGGCTATTCGGGAGGCAAAGGAATTTCTGGTAAAAAATCAAGCAAGCTTAAATAATCATGTTGTTGCCAACCATTTATTACTGGGTGCGCTTCTAAGATCTGGTGGTAAGTGGCAGGATGCAGAACGAGTATTTGAAGATCATAAAAAGTTAATTGCTAAGGTTATTAAAGAAGCTTCTAGAGATATCCCCGAAGTACCATTATCCTTTATTATGCTTTCAGCCTTTTTTGCTCCTTACTTTAGTGATACTCCCCGCCCTACTCGATCTTGGCAAAACCAGATTTCTCAGCTATTTCAGGCTAACATACAGGTACTTAAATCAGAACTTACCCAATTGTTTCAAGCAAGGCAACTAGAACGGCGTTTGGCTAAAAACTCAATAATTGGTCACCGCAAACTTAAAATTGGTTTTCTATCTACAACTCTACGCCTGCACTCGGTAGGATGGCTGGCAAGGTATTTGATTCAGTATTTAGATCGGGAGCAGTTTGAGATCTATGGCTATTTCCCTGAATACTACGAAGGTAGAGACTTTTTACAGGAATGGTATGTGGGCATGATGCACAAAGTATTTAGAAATCATGTTGAGTATTGGGGCAATCATTTTCGGGTTGCGGAAGAAATCAATCGCGATGAGATCGACATTTTGATCGACCTAGAAAGTACTACATCAGGTTTATGTACCATGTTAGTGGCATTGAAGCCTGCTCCAATTCAGGTAACTTGGTTGGGTTGGGATGCTTCGGGCATACCAGCAATTGATTACTACATTGCCGACTCATTTGTTTTACCAGATAATGCTCAAGAGTATTACACTGAAAAAATCTGGAGATTGCCCCATTGTTATTTAGCCGTGGATGGCTTTGAAGCCAGCTCCCCCACCCTAACGCGAGAACAGTTAGAAGTTCCCGCTAATGGGATTATTTATTTTAGTTCCCAAAAAAGTGATAAGCGGCATCCCGAAACTGTGCGCTTGCAAATGCAAATCTTGAAGCAGGTTCCCAACAGCTACTTTTTAATAAAGGGATTATCAGATCAAAATTCTATTAAAGATTTCTTCTATGAAATGGCTGAATTAGAGGGTGTAAACCGTGACCAGTTGAGATTTTTACCATATTCGAGGGAGGAAAACGAACATAGAGGTAATCTGCCCATTGCTGATGTGGTACTAGATACTTATCCCTACAATGGCGCAACTACAACTATGGAGGTACTGTGGTCAGGTATCCCCCTCGTGACTAGGGTGGGAGAGCAGTTTGCGGCAAGGAATAGTTATACTATGATGATGAATGCGGGAATTTCAGAAGGGATTGCTTGGACTCCTGAAGAATATGTAGCGTGGGGAGTAAGGTTTGGCTTAGAGGAAGATTTGCGCCGTGATGTAGCTTGGAAACTCAAGCAGTCTCGTAAAACTTCACCTCTATGGAATGCAAGACAGTTTACTAGGGAATTTGAAACAGCACTTAAGGAAATGTGGGAAATTCATAATGGATAA
- a CDS encoding type IV pilin-like G/H family protein, which produces MLSKKDSEKGFTLIELLVVIIIIGILAAIALPSFLNQANKARQSEAKNYVGSINRAQQAYYLEKQQFAPNLLNLAVGIPQNTPNYGYGVNRLTYGKGVTGQQVYGFGLPLAGTNAVAGNITTTSPDTIASAATGAPLKAYAGVVNVVTPDKSTDASTLSILCEQNTAGVNAISKATDFTYTAFATTATNSAPTCVGNTDTSTGWSPIS; this is translated from the coding sequence ATGCTCAGCAAAAAAGACTCTGAAAAGGGTTTTACCTTAATTGAGCTTCTCGTCGTAATCATCATCATCGGTATTCTTGCTGCTATTGCACTACCTTCCTTCCTAAACCAAGCCAACAAAGCTCGTCAATCTGAAGCTAAAAACTATGTTGGTTCCATCAACCGCGCTCAACAGGCATACTACCTAGAAAAGCAACAGTTTGCCCCTAACTTGCTTAACTTAGCCGTTGGCATTCCTCAAAATACCCCTAACTATGGTTATGGAGTCAACCGTTTAACCTACGGTAAAGGCGTGACGGGTCAACAGGTATACGGATTTGGGTTACCTCTAGCTGGGACTAATGCCGTTGCTGGAAACATTACTACCACCAGCCCAGATACCATTGCATCTGCGGCTACAGGTGCACCTCTTAAAGCCTACGCTGGGGTTGTAAACGTAGTAACCCCTGACAAATCTACTGATGCATCTACTCTTTCAATCCTTTGTGAACAAAATACTGCAGGTGTAAACGCTATATCCAAAGCTACAGATTTTACCTACACTGCTTTTGCTACCACTGCTACTAATTCTGCTCCTACTTGCGTAGGTAACACTGACACCTCTACTGGTTGGTCTCCTATCAGCTAG
- a CDS encoding type IV pilin-like G/H family protein, with the protein MTKLLTFVYQGKKVVTEFNRKLLQTNFNKKDSEIGFTLIELLVVIIIIGILAAIALPAFLNQANKARQSEAKTYVGEINRAQQVYYLEKQEFAPNFPSLNVGINQNTPNYAYGVNRLTYGKGVPNQQVYGFGLPNGGTNAVPGSATNPDTINFAALGAPIKAYAGVVIVANLFGATDSAILSVLCEQNVAGVDYPSSATDFNYTAFVNTSTTSGPTCITSGSTGWSPIN; encoded by the coding sequence ATGACCAAATTATTAACTTTCGTATATCAGGGCAAAAAAGTGGTAACTGAATTTAATCGAAAACTACTCCAAACCAACTTTAACAAAAAAGACTCTGAAATTGGATTTACCTTGATCGAACTTCTCGTTGTCATTATTATCATTGGTATTTTGGCTGCGATCGCCCTCCCTGCTTTTCTCAACCAAGCCAACAAAGCCCGCCAGTCCGAAGCAAAAACCTACGTTGGCGAAATCAACCGCGCTCAACAGGTGTACTATCTGGAAAAACAAGAATTTGCCCCTAACTTTCCCAGCCTCAATGTTGGCATTAATCAAAATACCCCGAACTATGCCTACGGAGTCAACCGTCTGACCTATGGTAAAGGTGTTCCTAACCAACAGGTCTATGGGTTTGGACTACCTAACGGCGGTACCAATGCTGTTCCTGGTAGTGCCACTAATCCAGATACTATAAACTTCGCTGCCCTAGGTGCGCCTATTAAAGCTTACGCTGGTGTAGTGATCGTCGCAAATCTATTTGGGGCAACTGATTCGGCTATTTTATCGGTGCTCTGCGAGCAAAATGTTGCTGGAGTTGACTACCCCTCTTCAGCTACAGATTTTAACTACACTGCCTTTGTCAATACTTCTACCACTAGCGGACCTACCTGTATAACTTCAGGTAGCACTGGTTGGTCACCTATAAATTAG
- a CDS encoding transposase yields the protein MLNPYSSSLTDKEWEIIEPLLPKKKQTRPPTWTKRQILDGILYQLKNGCNWRDMPRDLPPFSTVYRYYKEWKDTGTFTAIMETLHSTAREQSKKIKMDNFNHH from the coding sequence ATGCTAAATCCATACTCAAGTAGCCTAACAGATAAAGAATGGGAAATTATAGAACCATTGCTCCCAAAGAAAAAGCAAACTAGACCGCCAACTTGGACAAAAAGACAAATTTTAGACGGCATACTCTACCAACTCAAAAACGGTTGTAATTGGCGAGATATGCCCCGAGACTTACCACCATTCTCTACAGTCTATCGATACTACAAGGAGTGGAAAGATACAGGTACATTTACTGCGATTATGGAAACCTTGCATTCAACAGCCCGTGAACAGTCAAAAAAAATCAAAATGGACAACTTTAATCATCATTGA
- a CDS encoding transposase, whose amino-acid sequence MNSQKKSKWTTLIIIDSQAVKNTCNASIESKGFCSYKATNGIKRHLAVDTLGFPFFTYLTRANVSDDQGLIEMLTINIDYFKSKPDDITLTTILLDSGYHIEKLIQELEKIYPEIMTKIRFEISPKVSKQQKAEKGLSGFVVVPTRWVIERSNAWVERCKILVKNFERTLVNATAKLNLCFIRLMLKRIATHEI is encoded by the coding sequence GTGAACAGTCAAAAAAAATCAAAATGGACAACTTTAATCATCATTGACTCACAAGCAGTGAAAAATACTTGTAATGCAAGTATAGAATCCAAGGGCTTCTGCTCCTACAAAGCAACTAACGGGATCAAAAGACATTTAGCCGTTGACACTCTGGGATTTCCTTTCTTTACCTATTTAACAAGAGCAAATGTATCAGATGACCAAGGACTGATTGAGATGTTAACGATTAACATTGATTACTTCAAATCGAAACCAGATGACATTACGCTAACTACGATATTGCTGGATAGTGGTTATCATATCGAGAAACTGATCCAAGAACTAGAGAAGATATATCCTGAGATTATGACTAAGATTAGGTTTGAAATTTCTCCTAAGGTATCAAAGCAACAGAAGGCAGAAAAAGGTCTGTCTGGGTTTGTAGTTGTGCCGACAAGGTGGGTAATTGAAAGGTCAAATGCTTGGGTTGAAAGATGCAAAATCTTAGTTAAGAACTTTGAGAGAACTCTCGTTAATGCTACAGCTAAACTCAATCTTTGCTTTATTCGTTTGATGCTAAAAAGAATTGCTACTCATGAGATATGA
- the tal gene encoding transaldolase translates to MTTNHLLELHEHGQSVWMDNLSRDIIQSGQLAEMVQTQGIRGITSNPAIFEKAIAGNAIYDSAIRAGIETGKSINDIYESLVFEDIQNAADILKPVFVESKGEDGYVSIEVSPNLAHDTAGTIAEALRFWNTLKRPNIMIKIPGTDAGFGAIAKVIAEGIPVNVTLLFSVSDYEKTAWAFIEGLEARVSAGGDISQIASVASFFLSRIDSKIDALLDAKIKATTDESEIFKLSAIKGKVAIANAKIAYQKYKEIYAGDRWQALKAKGAKEQRLLWASTSTKNPTYSDVMYVDNLVGENTVNTMPPETIAACIDHCDIEDRIEIDIDAAYKVIDQVKAVGLDLDQIMMELQTEGVDKFVKPFASLIASLETKVNQLTAA, encoded by the coding sequence ATGACTACTAATCACTTGCTAGAGCTACACGAACATGGACAAAGTGTATGGATGGATAATCTAAGTCGAGACATCATCCAATCGGGACAATTAGCAGAAATGGTGCAAACCCAAGGTATTCGGGGCATTACTTCTAATCCTGCGATTTTTGAGAAAGCGATCGCTGGGAATGCTATTTATGACAGTGCTATTAGGGCGGGAATTGAAACTGGTAAATCTATTAATGATATTTATGAATCCTTAGTTTTCGAGGATATTCAGAATGCTGCGGATATTCTCAAACCAGTATTTGTAGAATCCAAGGGCGAAGATGGCTATGTCTCCATTGAAGTTTCCCCAAATCTGGCACATGATACCGCAGGTACGATCGCTGAAGCTTTGAGATTTTGGAATACCCTTAAGCGTCCCAATATTATGATTAAAATTCCTGGGACTGATGCTGGATTCGGGGCGATCGCTAAGGTAATTGCCGAAGGTATTCCTGTAAATGTGACTTTGCTATTTTCAGTTTCTGATTATGAGAAAACCGCTTGGGCATTTATTGAAGGTTTAGAAGCTCGTGTATCCGCAGGTGGAGATATCTCACAAATTGCCTCGGTTGCTAGTTTCTTTTTAAGCCGTATTGATAGCAAAATTGATGCTTTATTAGATGCCAAGATTAAAGCTACAACTGATGAATCGGAAATTTTTAAGTTATCGGCAATTAAAGGAAAAGTGGCGATCGCTAATGCCAAAATTGCCTACCAAAAATATAAGGAAATCTATGCAGGCGATCGGTGGCAAGCCCTCAAAGCCAAAGGAGCGAAAGAACAGCGTTTACTTTGGGCAAGTACCAGTACCAAAAATCCTACCTACAGTGATGTGATGTATGTGGACAATCTAGTTGGCGAAAATACCGTAAATACTATGCCTCCTGAAACCATCGCCGCCTGTATCGATCACTGCGATATTGAAGATCGGATTGAGATAGATATTGATGCTGCCTATAAAGTAATTGATCAAGTAAAAGCTGTCGGTCTCGACCTCGACCAAATTATGATGGAACTCCAAACCGAGGGTGTTGATAAGTTTGTGAAGCCCTTTGCTTCTTTGATAGCATCCTTAGAAACTAAGGTAAATCAGCTTACTGCTGCTTAA